The Phycisphaeraceae bacterium genome has a window encoding:
- a CDS encoding DUF2191 domain-containing protein, translating into MKTTIEISDDVLLRARQLAQRDGTTIRALAEEGLRLVLERREASPPSTFEPVVVYGTTPLESLADLHQLILDSYGERTVDRFRRLKSA; encoded by the coding sequence ATGAAGACGACCATCGAAATCTCGGATGATGTGCTGCTTCGAGCGCGTCAACTGGCTCAGCGAGATGGCACCACCATTCGCGCACTCGCAGAAGAGGGCCTGCGGCTGGTTCTCGAACGTCGAGAAGCGAGTCCTCCGTCGACTTTTGAGCCGGTGGTTGTCTACGGCACGACTCCCCTGGAATCGTTGGCCGATCTTCATCAACTGATTCTCGACTCCTATGGCGAGCGCACCGTCGATCGCTTCCGGAGGTTGAAGTCTGCGTGA
- the phrB gene encoding deoxyribodipyrimidine photo-lyase, translating to MRALVWFRADLRVDDNPALAAACRQATEGVIGVFLIAHEQWREHDWGDLRMDFVRRTLAALSADLSHLGVPLLVRSAPRFSQATSVLLGVAREHRCEALFFNREYEVNERERDEHVTQMLENAGVAVHSSTDQVILRPGALRTGTGGWYTVFTPFRKAWLSRVAEDGLGDVESPRRITRPVTVKSDPVPPAIPGFKPVAAAPQERWIAGESEARSRLERFIEDRIREYHAQRNLPACGGTSTLSPYLAVGAISVRRCLHAAVEANRGRLEATGSGPASWINELIWREFYRNILVGFPRVSMGRAFRRETEAIRWRENESDFQAWCEGRTGFPIVDAAMRCLRETGWMHNRLRMIVAMFLTKDLFLDWRLGERHFMRHLIDGDLASNNGGWQWSASTGTDAAPYFRIFNPTEQSRTCDPNGAFIRQWVPELRDLDDRVIHDPSSAPPLMMGRIDYPAPIVDHRAARERVLRAFQALKQGEHQS from the coding sequence ATGCGCGCCCTGGTATGGTTCCGCGCCGATCTGCGCGTGGATGACAACCCGGCGCTCGCGGCGGCATGCAGACAGGCGACGGAAGGCGTGATCGGCGTGTTCCTCATCGCTCACGAGCAGTGGCGCGAACACGACTGGGGCGACCTCCGCATGGACTTCGTTCGGCGTACGCTCGCGGCGCTGTCGGCGGACCTGTCGCACCTTGGCGTTCCGCTGCTCGTCCGTTCCGCGCCGCGCTTCTCCCAGGCGACGTCGGTCCTGCTCGGCGTGGCCCGCGAACATCGTTGTGAGGCGCTGTTCTTCAATCGCGAATACGAGGTCAACGAACGAGAACGGGACGAGCACGTCACGCAGATGCTGGAAAACGCGGGCGTCGCGGTGCATTCCAGCACCGATCAGGTCATCCTGCGACCCGGCGCGCTTCGCACGGGGACAGGCGGCTGGTACACCGTGTTCACGCCCTTCCGCAAGGCGTGGCTGTCGCGCGTGGCGGAGGATGGCCTGGGCGACGTGGAGTCGCCGCGGCGCATCACGCGACCCGTGACGGTGAAGTCCGACCCCGTGCCGCCGGCCATTCCGGGGTTCAAGCCGGTCGCCGCCGCGCCACAGGAACGCTGGATTGCGGGAGAATCAGAAGCCCGTTCACGCCTGGAGCGTTTCATCGAAGACCGCATTCGAGAGTACCACGCACAGCGTAACCTGCCAGCGTGCGGCGGCACCAGCACGCTCTCTCCGTACCTGGCCGTCGGTGCCATCTCGGTGCGTCGCTGTCTGCACGCGGCGGTCGAGGCGAACCGCGGGCGGCTCGAAGCGACCGGCTCCGGTCCGGCATCATGGATCAACGAGCTGATCTGGCGAGAGTTCTACCGGAACATTCTCGTCGGCTTCCCCCGCGTGTCGATGGGGCGGGCGTTCAGGCGGGAGACGGAAGCGATCCGTTGGCGCGAGAACGAGAGTGATTTCCAGGCGTGGTGCGAGGGAAGAACCGGCTTCCCCATCGTCGATGCCGCCATGCGATGCCTCCGCGAGACGGGATGGATGCACAATCGTCTGCGCATGATCGTCGCCATGTTCCTGACCAAGGATCTCTTTCTTGACTGGCGGCTCGGCGAGCGCCACTTCATGCGCCATCTGATTGATGGCGACCTGGCCAGCAACAACGGCGGATGGCAGTGGTCGGCTTCGACGGGGACTGACGCCGCCCCGTACTTTCGCATCTTCAACCCGACGGAGCAGAGCCGCACATGCGACCCGAACGGGGCGTTCATTCGCCAGTGGGTTCCGGAACTCCGTGATCTCGATGACCGGGTGATCCACGATCCTTCATCGGCTCCGCCGCTGATGATGGGTCGGATCGACTACCCCGCGCCGATCGTTGACCATCGAGCGGCGCGAGAGCGTGTGCTGCGAGCGTTTCAGGCGTTGAAACAGGGCGAACATCAATCTTGA
- a CDS encoding B12-binding domain-containing protein → MSRSLTPRELAAAVGLSESSLKRWADDGLVRVTRTAGGHRRIAVPEAVRFIRAMGLPVVDPRPLGITMPSRARRVSEGEASVGGSAAAWLQTALSEGDAEAARGMIVAMYLDGHEPHDICDGPVARALREIGELWKHGEEGIFIEHRATDLCLQAMSELRRLIPEPPEGAPIAVGGAPPGDPYILPSMMVATVLAAEGWRPINLGPETPDHVLLSAARVNHAVLLWRCLSVAEHERTSGAELASLADHVRLEGAHVVAGGRGCPSRVMPHRDNLMLASSMGELAAFARGLRAAHRPVEGGGA, encoded by the coding sequence ATGTCCCGCTCCTTGACACCCCGAGAACTGGCCGCCGCCGTGGGGCTGAGCGAGTCCTCTCTCAAACGCTGGGCGGACGACGGGCTGGTGCGCGTGACTCGCACGGCGGGAGGTCACCGGCGCATCGCGGTGCCGGAGGCGGTGCGGTTCATCCGCGCCATGGGGCTTCCGGTGGTGGATCCGAGACCGCTGGGCATCACGATGCCGTCCCGAGCGCGGCGGGTTTCCGAAGGCGAGGCCTCAGTGGGCGGGAGCGCCGCCGCGTGGCTGCAGACCGCCCTGAGCGAGGGCGACGCGGAAGCCGCCCGGGGCATGATCGTGGCGATGTATCTCGACGGGCACGAGCCGCACGACATCTGTGACGGCCCGGTCGCCCGAGCGCTGCGCGAGATCGGCGAGCTGTGGAAGCACGGCGAGGAAGGCATCTTCATCGAGCATCGCGCCACCGACCTCTGCCTCCAGGCGATGAGCGAACTGCGGCGGCTGATTCCGGAGCCGCCCGAAGGCGCGCCCATCGCCGTGGGCGGTGCGCCGCCCGGCGACCCCTACATCCTGCCATCCATGATGGTCGCCACCGTGCTGGCGGCGGAGGGATGGAGGCCGATCAACCTCGGGCCTGAAACCCCCGATCACGTCCTTCTGAGCGCGGCCAGAGTGAACCACGCGGTGCTTCTGTGGCGCTGCCTGAGCGTGGCCGAGCATGAACGGACCAGTGGGGCGGAACTGGCGTCCCTGGCTGACCACGTGCGACTCGAGGGAGCGCACGTGGTCGCCGGGGGACGCGGCTGTCCGTCTCGCGTCATGCCGCATCGAGACAACCTGATGCTCGCCTCCAGCATGGGGGAACTGGCCGCCTTCGCCCGCGGGCTGCGAGCCGCACACCGTCCAGTTGAGGGCGGAGGCGCCTGA
- the folE gene encoding GTP cyclohydrolase I FolE: protein MIARPAQLQLDDPGLTDHFAPVPDGVGLGEEQAPPGAVDLEAAELAVRDLLIALGEDPSRDGLRDTPRRVAKAMAQLMAGRFADPAEHLSRIFEQRCDDLVALRKIELFSICEHHLLPFLGHVHIAYLPDHGRVVGLSKLARVVEVYARRPQLQERLTNQIADAIDRHVRPRGVAVIVEAEHLCMKMRGVCKTHPSMRTLAFRGEFETNEHRRAEVITALLSG, encoded by the coding sequence ATGATCGCCCGACCCGCCCAACTCCAACTCGACGACCCGGGGCTGACGGACCACTTCGCGCCGGTTCCCGACGGTGTGGGACTCGGAGAGGAGCAGGCCCCGCCCGGCGCCGTCGATCTTGAAGCCGCCGAACTGGCGGTGCGCGACCTTCTGATCGCCCTCGGAGAAGACCCCTCGCGGGACGGCCTGCGCGACACGCCCCGGCGCGTGGCGAAGGCCATGGCCCAGCTCATGGCGGGTCGATTCGCCGACCCGGCGGAGCACCTCTCGCGGATCTTCGAACAGCGGTGCGATGACCTGGTCGCACTGCGGAAGATCGAGTTGTTCAGCATCTGCGAGCATCACCTGCTCCCATTCCTCGGACACGTCCACATCGCCTACCTGCCGGATCACGGGCGAGTCGTCGGACTGTCAAAGCTGGCCCGCGTGGTCGAGGTCTACGCGCGACGGCCCCAGCTGCAGGAACGGCTGACCAATCAGATCGCCGACGCCATCGACCGCCACGTGCGGCCGCGCGGGGTGGCGGTGATCGTCGAGGCGGAGCACCTGTGCATGAAAATGCGCGGCGTGTGCAAGACACACCCATCCATGCGCACTCTCGCCTTCCGGGGCGAGTTCGAGACCAACGAACATCGTCGGGCCGAGGTGATCACGGCCCTTCTCAGCGGTTGA
- a CDS encoding magnesium chelatase codes for MKDANRPTTLADLRRSGWVSRPVKQELRENFIAAIERGETLFPGILGYDDTVIPELSTAILAGHDLLFLGEKGQAKSRLMRLLTRFLDPEIPYLDIPMCPVHEDPYRPITKLGRDLLRNSPEHDIPIAWWRREDRYAERLAPGTKFADIIGEIDPARLAGGASMGAEEALHFGLIPRMHRGIFAMNELPDLDDLVQVGLFNILEERDVQIRGYPIKFDLDVLILFSANPTTYNRSGKVIPQLKDRIGSTIQTHYPREREEGVRIMKQEAGIDLGGRYPVLVPPFMDEIIEQVSIAARKSKYVDHQSGVSARFTIANYRTMIASARRRGILLGETPAVPRISDLGHLAASSVGKLELDLMGTHQMSEKQVLNAILAEAIRTVFEEYVDDHGLGEIADIFSRGVKIEVGDMLPSSAYAERLRRVPPAWDKAFEVNASESEAVRASCVEFVLAGLYATDRISRSERHGRVFFEFPDRT; via the coding sequence ATGAAGGACGCGAATCGCCCCACGACACTGGCTGACTTGCGACGTTCCGGCTGGGTGTCCCGCCCGGTCAAGCAGGAGCTGCGCGAGAACTTCATCGCCGCGATCGAGCGGGGAGAGACGCTCTTTCCCGGCATCCTCGGCTACGACGACACGGTGATTCCCGAGCTGAGCACCGCGATACTTGCCGGCCACGATCTGCTCTTCCTGGGCGAGAAAGGGCAGGCCAAGAGCCGACTGATGCGGCTGCTGACGCGGTTCCTCGACCCGGAGATTCCGTATCTCGACATCCCCATGTGTCCGGTGCATGAGGATCCATACCGGCCCATCACCAAGCTGGGGCGCGACCTGCTGCGCAACTCGCCTGAGCATGACATCCCCATCGCTTGGTGGAGACGCGAGGATCGCTACGCCGAGCGGCTGGCGCCCGGCACCAAGTTCGCCGACATCATCGGCGAGATCGACCCGGCCAGACTGGCGGGCGGCGCCAGCATGGGTGCGGAGGAGGCGCTGCACTTCGGGCTCATTCCGCGCATGCACCGCGGCATCTTCGCCATGAATGAACTGCCCGATCTGGATGACCTGGTGCAGGTGGGGCTGTTCAACATCCTGGAAGAACGGGACGTGCAGATTCGCGGCTACCCGATCAAGTTCGACCTGGATGTGCTGATCCTCTTCAGCGCCAACCCCACCACGTACAACCGTTCCGGCAAGGTCATTCCGCAACTGAAGGACCGCATCGGCTCCACGATCCAGACCCACTACCCGCGGGAACGCGAGGAGGGCGTCCGGATCATGAAGCAGGAGGCCGGCATCGACCTGGGCGGCCGATACCCCGTGCTGGTGCCGCCTTTCATGGACGAGATCATCGAACAGGTGTCGATCGCGGCGCGGAAGAGCAAGTACGTGGATCACCAGTCGGGCGTGAGTGCTCGCTTCACCATCGCCAACTACCGGACCATGATCGCCAGCGCGCGGCGGCGCGGCATCCTGCTGGGGGAGACGCCCGCTGTGCCACGCATCAGCGATCTGGGGCATCTGGCGGCGTCCAGCGTCGGCAAGCTGGAACTGGACCTGATGGGCACGCACCAGATGTCGGAGAAGCAGGTGCTCAACGCGATTCTCGCCGAGGCGATCCGAACGGTGTTCGAGGAATACGTGGATGACCACGGGCTGGGCGAGATTGCCGACATCTTCTCCCGAGGCGTCAAGATCGAAGTGGGGGACATGCTGCCTTCGTCCGCCTACGCCGAGCGCCTGCGGCGCGTGCCGCCCGCGTGGGACAAGGCATTTGAGGTGAACGCATCCGAGAGCGAGGCGGTGCGGGCCAGTTGCGTGGAGTTCGTGCTGGCCGGGCTGTACGCGACGGACCGGATCTCGCGGTCGGAGCGACATGGGCGGGTGTTCTTTGAGTTTCCGGATCGGACGTGA
- a CDS encoding DUF378 domain-containing protein: MKAFDILAAVLLVVGGLNWGLWGAFQFDLVATIFGGNTAMLAKVVYILVGLAAVYQIAAVKGLSARWGARGAVA, encoded by the coding sequence ATGAAGGCATTCGACATTCTCGCGGCGGTTCTTCTCGTGGTCGGCGGGCTCAACTGGGGCCTGTGGGGCGCGTTCCAGTTCGACCTGGTGGCCACGATCTTCGGCGGCAACACCGCCATGCTGGCCAAGGTGGTCTACATCCTCGTCGGGCTGGCTGCGGTGTACCAGATCGCCGCCGTCAAGGGGCTTTCCGCCCGCTGGGGCGCCCGCGGCGCGGTGGCCTGA
- a CDS encoding PIN domain-containing protein: MIALDTNILVYAHRGEMPLHPQAKALLIELVRSGRPWALPWACVHEFLVVVTQTVFRPPSTLAQAFDAIEAIVATGTAQLIGEGPRHLARLREQVERSGITGSRLFDARIAAICLANGVKELWSIDRDFSRFPDLKVVNPLVR; this comes from the coding sequence GTGATCGCGCTGGACACGAACATTCTGGTGTACGCCCACCGAGGCGAGATGCCGCTCCATCCACAAGCGAAAGCCCTGTTGATCGAACTCGTCCGATCAGGTCGCCCATGGGCCTTGCCGTGGGCGTGCGTTCACGAATTTCTTGTGGTGGTGACGCAAACAGTGTTTCGGCCGCCGTCGACGCTGGCACAGGCCTTCGACGCCATCGAGGCCATTGTTGCGACCGGTACCGCGCAGTTGATCGGAGAGGGGCCACGCCATCTCGCACGCCTGCGCGAGCAGGTCGAGCGGAGCGGCATCACCGGGTCGCGCCTGTTCGATGCGCGCATCGCCGCCATCTGCCTGGCGAACGGCGTGAAGGAACTCTGGTCCATCGACCGCGACTTCTCGCGCTTCCCGGATCTCAAGGTCGTCAACCCGCTGGTGAGGTGA
- a CDS encoding deoxyhypusine synthase family protein codes for MNISRFIKHHYRHYNAASVVEAAEGYAAHLEKGGKMFVTLAGAMSTAELGLSLAEMIRRDKVHGISCTGANLEEDIFNLVAHDHYERIPNWRNLTKEQEKDLERRGRNRVTDTCIPEGEAFRAIEHQILELWQRADTSGQRFFPHEYFYQLIREGLIKDSYQIDPKDSWLVAACEKNLPIFVPGWEDSTLGNIFVSHVIEKDIKNYGIVRSGPEYMGALASWYVRTTMGREIHEIPPVEGDDSEESVHMRAIPGSQAKTTIGFFQIGGGIAGDFPICVVPMIHQDLRRPCPYWGYFCQISDSTTSYGGYSGAIPSEKITWGKLDVHTPMYVIESDATIVAPLIFAYQLGW; via the coding sequence ATGAACATCTCCCGTTTCATCAAGCATCACTATCGCCATTACAACGCCGCCTCGGTGGTGGAAGCCGCCGAGGGGTACGCCGCACACCTGGAAAAGGGTGGGAAGATGTTCGTCACGCTCGCCGGCGCCATGAGCACCGCGGAACTGGGGCTTTCTCTGGCCGAGATGATCCGACGGGACAAGGTGCATGGCATTTCCTGCACCGGCGCGAACCTGGAGGAGGACATTTTCAACCTCGTCGCCCACGATCACTACGAGCGCATCCCCAACTGGCGCAACCTCACCAAGGAGCAGGAGAAGGATCTGGAGCGCCGCGGCCGCAACCGGGTCACCGACACGTGCATCCCGGAGGGAGAGGCCTTCCGGGCCATTGAGCACCAGATCCTCGAACTCTGGCAGCGCGCCGACACGTCAGGACAGCGGTTCTTCCCGCACGAGTACTTCTACCAGTTGATTCGGGAGGGCCTCATCAAGGATTCCTACCAGATCGACCCCAAGGATTCGTGGCTGGTCGCCGCGTGCGAGAAGAACCTGCCGATCTTCGTGCCCGGGTGGGAGGATTCGACGCTGGGCAACATCTTCGTGTCGCATGTGATCGAGAAGGACATCAAGAACTACGGCATCGTGCGATCCGGTCCGGAGTACATGGGCGCGCTGGCCTCGTGGTACGTCAGGACCACGATGGGAAGGGAGATCCACGAGATCCCGCCCGTGGAAGGCGACGACTCGGAGGAATCTGTCCACATGCGGGCGATTCCCGGGAGCCAGGCCAAGACCACGATCGGCTTCTTCCAGATCGGCGGCGGCATTGCGGGCGACTTCCCGATCTGCGTGGTGCCGATGATCCACCAGGATCTGCGCCGCCCCTGCCCCTACTGGGGGTATTTCTGCCAGATCAGCGACTCGACCACGAGTTACGGCGGCTATTCCGGGGCGATCCCCAGCGAGAAGATCACGTGGGGCAAGCTGGATGTTCACACCCCGATGTACGTGATCGAAAGCGACGCGACGATCGTGGCGCCGCTGATCTTCGCGTATCAACTGGGGTGGTGA
- a CDS encoding alpha/beta fold hydrolase, whose amino-acid sequence MRSVTTGQGIDASESRAALVLAAALMVLTAAPAVTAQDDPPAPPRPVATEIDLGLAFMDFERTLRAHPLDEADIAPVNRAFDSAAAAFFSRNFGAAVRRIRELTFARQGAGDPTADELAAASLRVRLVPDVFVPGGDEQPRLVATSVYAAEQAAGRTIDFSLVLRRSDEADQPVRLPFNVTWDERGVASGVSAPLRTLPSALPTGDYEMTLAASSRIAVPMGTWTVVDRPLAESRADLERTLDSVNDPSLARAVAMARSRASLLSDESAMSNLNLALIRRASLRHEVEADVQAITSGRDPFRGRVGDWWVTLTLSETTVPCRIYAPAASAESKPMPLLIALHGAGGNEHMFFEAYGGGVIRNLADRHGFIVVSPLTYPFTMRGALAGDLIDAMRGLYEIDDDRVYVVGHSMGAMATAGIARRIGDRLAGVCLIAGGGMAGPRGGANDGAPSSPPALIYAAEIDFLMNAAGAQRAAEQARAAGADIEFRLARDQGHVLVVGAVLPEAVAWLMERKRQR is encoded by the coding sequence ATGCGAAGCGTCACGACAGGTCAGGGGATCGACGCCAGTGAATCTCGGGCGGCGCTGGTGTTGGCCGCCGCTCTGATGGTCCTCACCGCGGCGCCGGCTGTCACAGCGCAGGATGACCCGCCTGCGCCGCCGCGCCCCGTCGCCACCGAGATCGACCTGGGGCTGGCGTTCATGGACTTTGAGCGGACCTTGCGGGCTCACCCGCTTGATGAGGCCGACATCGCCCCCGTCAACCGCGCGTTCGACAGCGCGGCGGCGGCGTTCTTCTCCCGCAACTTCGGCGCGGCGGTGCGGCGCATTCGCGAGCTGACCTTCGCTCGGCAGGGCGCGGGCGATCCCACGGCCGATGAACTCGCCGCCGCGTCGTTGCGCGTGCGGCTCGTGCCGGACGTGTTCGTCCCCGGCGGAGATGAGCAACCGCGTCTGGTGGCGACCTCGGTCTACGCCGCCGAGCAGGCCGCGGGGCGGACCATCGACTTCTCGCTTGTGCTGCGCCGGTCAGACGAAGCGGATCAGCCCGTGCGGCTGCCTTTCAACGTCACCTGGGACGAGCGCGGCGTTGCCTCCGGCGTCTCCGCGCCGCTGCGGACCCTGCCGTCCGCGCTGCCGACCGGCGACTACGAGATGACGCTGGCCGCATCGAGCCGTATCGCGGTTCCCATGGGTACATGGACGGTCGTGGACCGACCCCTGGCCGAGTCGCGGGCGGACCTGGAGCGCACGCTCGACTCGGTAAACGATCCGTCGCTGGCCCGCGCGGTCGCCATGGCGCGGTCACGGGCGTCGCTGCTGTCGGACGAGTCGGCGATGTCCAACCTCAACCTCGCGCTCATCAGGCGGGCCTCGCTGCGACACGAAGTCGAGGCGGACGTTCAGGCCATCACGTCCGGACGTGATCCGTTTCGCGGCCGCGTCGGCGACTGGTGGGTGACGCTGACGCTGAGCGAAACGACCGTGCCCTGCCGCATCTATGCACCCGCCGCGTCGGCGGAGAGCAAGCCCATGCCTCTGCTCATCGCCCTGCACGGCGCGGGGGGCAACGAGCACATGTTCTTCGAGGCGTATGGCGGCGGCGTCATCCGCAACCTGGCCGACCGGCACGGCTTCATCGTGGTCTCGCCGCTGACCTACCCCTTCACCATGCGCGGCGCGCTGGCGGGCGACCTGATCGACGCGATGAGAGGGCTGTACGAAATCGACGACGATCGCGTGTACGTCGTCGGCCACTCGATGGGCGCCATGGCCACCGCGGGCATCGCGCGGCGCATCGGCGACCGGCTGGCGGGGGTCTGCCTCATCGCGGGCGGCGGCATGGCGGGGCCGCGCGGCGGGGCGAACGATGGAGCGCCAAGCTCACCTCCCGCCCTCATCTACGCCGCCGAGATCGACTTCCTCATGAACGCCGCCGGGGCGCAGCGCGCCGCCGAGCAGGCCAGGGCCGCCGGGGCGGACATCGAGTTCCGACTCGCCAGAGACCAGGGCCATGTGCTGGTCGTCGGCGCGGTGCTGCCCGAGGCGGTGGCGTGGCTGATGGAGCGCAAACGTCAACGATGA
- the topA gene encoding type I DNA topoisomerase encodes MATRKNTSASRTPPSAKGGVKRAGLRQSGRAGGEGGASGGGASGGGASGGGASGGGQLVIVESPAKAKTINKYLGPGFTVRASVGHIRDLPSKNPKGVKQPVPGVDLEHKFQPTYEILPGKKKTVTELKQLARKASEVWFATDLDREGEAIAWHLAQELGIEPAQAKRVIFNAITRQEIERAFSHPHPIDEFKVNAQQARRILDRIVGYQVSPLLWKKVARGLSAGRVQSVAVRLIVEREREIRAFVPDEYWEVDVRLALDAAQAAKLGPAWKQLLSQRDEKGKPPTLKVRNAWLGERKAVSAELAELGGSKFELTCPAAEPRDLSKDVERIAAAVGLRDVRVASQPNPDGKGPAKTLRTVSGTVDPGARYRVASIETRRTTSRPGPPFITSTLQMAASTALGFSTQRTMRTAQALYEGVNIPGEGQVGLITYMRTDSTHLSGEALSMAREYIGRTFGPRYLPEKPNFYGSSNKDAQEAHEAIRPTDASRHPDTLEGILPPEQVKLYRLIWNRFVACQMTEAQWDATTILLRRSDKDTGAVLKATGRVLVFDGFYRVSGVPAAAEEQTLPPLKEGQELTPFDIDAGQRFTSPPPRYTEASLVKKLEAEGIGRPSTYASIIQVIQDRAYVEQIDRRFHATDLGEVVTDKLIEGFPDLMDVGYTREMEAQLDRIEEQHIDWTAMLAEFYREFRRSLERAHEEMSHAKAEIEPAPYKCPKCGHRTCYRFGKNGRFLSCSAYPACDYAAPIDREGRPLLPERVNIACPEDGSPMILRTGRFGRFLASVNYPAVKYILNLDKKGGIKYPAPPPVVTDLPCPKCQSPLNLRDGKRGPWLGCSKFPKCRGRLAWNKLDGPTQQRLESQLAEHMKSHPPIDLRTLDGKPIPDGTPIQSLLIPGGVAHLEIHPDAAAEREREAA; translated from the coding sequence ATGGCCACCAGGAAGAACACCTCCGCCAGCCGCACCCCCCCTTCAGCCAAGGGCGGCGTGAAGCGCGCCGGGCTCCGCCAGTCGGGCAGAGCCGGAGGCGAAGGTGGCGCTTCCGGGGGTGGCGCTTCCGGGGGTGGCGCTTCCGGGGGTGGCGCTTCCGGGGGTGGACAGTTGGTCATCGTCGAGTCGCCCGCCAAGGCCAAGACCATCAACAAGTACCTCGGTCCCGGCTTCACCGTCCGGGCCTCGGTGGGGCATATCCGCGACCTGCCCAGCAAGAATCCCAAGGGCGTCAAGCAACCGGTTCCGGGGGTGGACCTGGAGCACAAGTTCCAACCCACCTACGAGATCCTGCCGGGCAAGAAGAAGACCGTCACGGAACTCAAGCAGCTGGCCCGCAAGGCCTCCGAAGTCTGGTTCGCCACCGACTTGGACCGCGAGGGCGAGGCCATTGCCTGGCACCTGGCGCAGGAACTGGGCATTGAGCCGGCCCAGGCCAAGCGTGTCATCTTCAACGCCATCACCAGGCAGGAGATCGAGCGGGCGTTCTCCCACCCGCACCCGATCGACGAGTTCAAGGTCAACGCCCAGCAGGCGCGTCGGATTCTCGACCGCATCGTGGGCTACCAGGTTTCGCCTCTTCTCTGGAAGAAGGTAGCGCGAGGGCTGAGCGCGGGCCGCGTGCAGTCCGTCGCCGTGCGACTGATCGTCGAGCGCGAGCGCGAGATCCGCGCCTTCGTGCCCGACGAGTACTGGGAAGTGGACGTGCGGCTGGCCCTCGACGCCGCCCAAGCCGCGAAACTCGGCCCGGCGTGGAAGCAACTCCTTTCCCAGCGCGATGAGAAGGGCAAGCCGCCCACGCTCAAGGTGCGCAACGCCTGGCTCGGTGAGCGTAAAGCCGTCTCCGCCGAGCTGGCCGAACTGGGCGGCTCGAAGTTCGAGCTCACCTGCCCCGCGGCCGAGCCGCGCGACCTGTCGAAGGACGTGGAGCGCATCGCCGCCGCCGTGGGGCTGCGCGACGTGCGCGTCGCCAGCCAGCCGAACCCCGACGGGAAGGGTCCGGCGAAGACGCTGCGCACCGTGTCGGGCACGGTGGATCCCGGGGCCCGCTACCGGGTGGCGTCCATCGAGACCAGGCGGACGACTTCGCGCCCCGGCCCGCCGTTCATCACGTCCACGCTGCAGATGGCCGCCTCCACCGCGCTGGGTTTCTCCACGCAGCGCACCATGCGCACGGCCCAGGCGCTGTATGAGGGCGTCAACATCCCCGGCGAGGGACAGGTCGGGCTCATCACCTACATGCGCACCGACTCGACGCACCTTTCGGGCGAGGCGCTGAGCATGGCCCGGGAGTACATCGGCCGCACGTTCGGGCCCAGGTACCTGCCCGAGAAGCCCAACTTCTACGGCTCCTCCAACAAGGACGCGCAGGAAGCCCACGAGGCCATCCGCCCCACCGACGCATCCCGGCACCCGGACACGCTGGAGGGCATCCTGCCCCCCGAGCAGGTGAAGCTCTACCGCCTCATCTGGAACCGCTTCGTCGCCTGCCAGATGACCGAGGCGCAGTGGGACGCCACGACCATCCTCCTGCGCCGCTCGGACAAGGACACCGGTGCGGTCCTCAAGGCGACGGGGCGAGTGCTGGTCTTCGACGGCTTCTACCGCGTCTCGGGCGTGCCCGCCGCCGCGGAGGAGCAGACGTTGCCGCCGCTGAAGGAAGGGCAGGAGCTCACGCCCTTTGACATCGACGCCGGGCAGCGATTCACGTCTCCCCCGCCCCGCTACACCGAGGCCTCGCTGGTCAAGAAGCTCGAGGCCGAAGGGATCGGGCGTCCGTCTACCTATGCGTCAATCATCCAGGTGATTCAGGATCGCGCCTACGTCGAGCAGATCGACCGGCGATTCCACGCCACCGATCTGGGCGAGGTCGTCACCGACAAACTCATCGAGGGCTTCCCCGACCTGATGGATGTGGGCTACACGCGCGAAATGGAAGCCCAGCTCGACCGCATCGAGGAGCAGCACATCGACTGGACGGCCATGCTCGCCGAGTTCTACCGCGAGTTCCGTCGGTCGCTTGAACGCGCCCACGAGGAGATGTCCCACGCCAAGGCCGAGATCGAGCCAGCCCCCTACAAGTGTCCGAAGTGCGGTCACCGTACGTGCTATCGCTTCGGCAAGAACGGGCGTTTCCTCTCCTGCTCCGCCTACCCCGCGTGCGACTATGCCGCCCCGATCGACCGCGAGGGTCGCCCGCTGCTGCCCGAGCGCGTCAACATCGCCTGCCCGGAGGATGGATCGCCCATGATTCTGCGCACCGGGCGGTTCGGCCGCTTCCTTGCCAGCGTGAACTACCCCGCCGTCAAGTACATTCTGAACCTCGACAAGAAAGGCGGCATCAAGTATCCCGCCCCGCCGCCGGTGGTGACGGACCTGCCCTGCCCCAAGTGCCAGTCCCCGCTCAACCTGCGCGACGGCAAACGCGGACCGTGGCTGGGCTGCTCGAAGTTCCCCAAGTGCCGCGGGCGGCTGGCGTGGAACAAACTTGATGGTCCCACACAGCAGCGGCTGGAAAGCCAGCTCGCGGAACACATGAAGAGTCACCCGCCCATCGACCTGCGCACGCTCGACGGCAAGCCGATCCCGGATGGCACGCCCATCCAGTCCCTCCTCATCCCCGGCGGTGTGGCTCACCTCGAGATCCACCCCGACGCCGCGGCGGAGAGGGAACGCGAGGCGGCGTGA